The genomic stretch CGCGCAAACCTCTCCTTGACAGAACACACCGACCCAGGCTGCTGGTTGCTCTAAAGCCACATCCGTTCCGTGGAACTCTCCAGTCTCGAGTACCGCGAAACGTTGCGATGAGGGCGCCTGTGACTGCGCCATCGCAAGCAGCACGAGAGCTGTTACGAGCTGCTTTACCGGCTCGGCGAACCACATCATCTCAGTATGGCACCATCTTAGGACGAACGAGAGACGGCACCAAGCCCGGCATAGGGGTCTTTCGCTTGCTCGGTCGCGTACACTCCCTCACCGCGCTCAGGATGACAAGACTTAAAGTGACGCTTGAGGCGTTGGCCGTTTGGGTGTGAGCCAGAGCTAATGTCTAGAGGCTCATGGCGGCCAACCACCAACGACTAACGACCAACGACTTTCCCCCGGTACAGCCCCGCGATCCCAAACGTGTACGGCGTCCAGGAAACCTCGCTGAACCCGGCCGCCTTCATCCGCTCCAGCATGGCCTCGGGTGTGGGGAAGCGCCCCACCGAGGCCGGCAGGTAGGCGTAGGGCCCGCGCACCCCGGAGATCCAGGTGCCCACCCGCGGCAGCACGCGCCGGAAATAAAACCCGTAGGCGGCGCCCAGCACGCCACGCGGCTGGCCGAAGTCCAGGATGCCCACTTCCCCGCCCTCACGCAGCACGCGGAAGATCTCGCGCAGCCCGGCATCGTAGTCGGTGAGGTTGCGGAAGCCGAAAGCCGAGACTACGAGATCGAAGTGCGCCGGAGGGAATGGAAGCTGCAGCGCGTCGGCCTCGCAGAGGCCCAGGGCCTTGCCCTCTCCCTTGCGCGCGGCGCGTTGCAGCATGGCGTGGGAAAAATCCGCGCCCACGATGGCGGGCGTGGCCGGGCGCGCGTGC from Terriglobales bacterium encodes the following:
- a CDS encoding ubiquinone/menaquinone biosynthesis methyltransferase, whose translation is YDLLNHLLSFNVDKLWWRRTARLFREVLQRPGARALDLCCGTADMALALRRHARPATPAIVGADFSHAMLQRAARKGEGKALGLCEADALQLPFPPAHFDLVVSAFGFRNLTDYDAGLREIFRVLREGGEVGILDFGQPRGVLGAAYGFYFRRVLPRVGTWISGVRGPYAYLPASVGRFPTPEAMLERMKAAGFSEVSWTPYTFGIAGLYRGKVVGR